One genomic segment of Helianthus annuus cultivar XRQ/B chromosome 14, HanXRQr2.0-SUNRISE, whole genome shotgun sequence includes these proteins:
- the LOC110905564 gene encoding cyclin-dependent kinase F-4, translating to MEKYERIMEIGRGAYGVVWKAMNKQTGELVAIKKLIQEYHTAEECMNLREVKSLIKMANHPNIVKLKEIIRENNTLFLIFECMECDLYKFTVARMKPFSETEIRNLCFQIFQGLAHMHHKGYFHRDLKPENLLVSKNLVKISDLGMAREMNGKPPYTHNVTTLWYRAPEVFLRSPYYNSSVDMWAAGAIMAELFTNQPLFQGFSESDVMYKICRVLGTPTESTWFSGLDLARNICYRFPDFPGVRFSELLPTASSDAVNLIASLLSWCPCERPTAMQALQHPFFHGCYRVPPTVRLEDTCCNILNSVPLVFRIARQRELLKETRSLRSCASGSDRVDASEDPIHKLLLNPFVFLK from the coding sequence ATGGAGAAATATGAAAGAATCATGGAAATTGGACGTGGGGCTTATGGAGTTGTGTGGAAAGCCATGAATAAGCAAACTGGTGAACTTGTTGCGATCAAGAAACTCATCCAAGAATATCACACAGCGGAAGAGTGCATGAACCTGAGGGAAGTCAAATCACTCATCAAGATGGCCAATCATCCGAATATCGTAAAACTCAAGGAGATCATACGAGAAAACAACACATTGTTCTTGATATTCGAATGCATGGAATGCGATCTCTACAAGTTTACGGTTGCAAGAATGAAACCTTTCTCGGAAACCGAAATCAGAAACTTATGTTTCCAAATCTTTCAAGGTCTTGCACACATGCACCACAAAGGATACTTTCACCGTGATCTCAAACCGGAGAACCTTCTTGTATCCAAGAATCTGGTAAAGATCAGTGATCTTGGTATGGCCCGCGAGATGAATGGTAAACCGCCATATACGCATAATGTTACAACATTGTGGTATCGTGCCCCGGAGGTGTTTCTACGTTCGCCATATTACAATTCTTCGGTTGACATGTGGGCAGCTGGTGCAATCATGGCTGAGTTATTTACCAACCAACCATTGTTTCAAGGTTTTTCTGAATCAGATGTAATGTATAAAATCTGCCGAGTGCTAGGCACCCCAACTGAAAGTACGTGGTTCTCGGGACTTGATCTTGCTAGAAACATATGTTATCggtttcctgattttcctggtgTGCGGTTTTCTGAACTATTGCCGACTGCAAGCTCTGATGCGGTTAATCTTATTGCCTCGCTTCTTTCATGGTGTCCTTGTGAAAGGCCCACAGCCATGCAAGCGCTTCAGCATCCTTTCTTTCATGGGTGTTATCGCGTGCCTCCAACCGTCCGCCTTGAAGACACATGTTGTAACATTCTTAATTCCGTACCACTCGTGTTCAGAATTGCTAGGCAACGAGAGCTGTTGAAGGAGACAAGAAGCTTAAGAAGTTGTGCGAGTGGGTCAGATAGAGTGGATGCAAGTGAAGATCCGATTCACAAGCTCCTGTTAAATCCATTTGTGTTTTTGAAGTAA